The proteins below are encoded in one region of Myxococcus guangdongensis:
- a CDS encoding AAA-like domain-containing protein, whose amino-acid sequence MARVFISYKRDVRPDQDLAHALVKALKVSHEVFIDTSMLVGERWVERIDAEIRQADFFITLLSPFSVNSEMARTEIELAHQLHAQRGHPVLLPIRVAYHERLPPPLSSYLSPINWALWEGPEDTPRLLEQIDKAMTGGTLPGTTSSVSAPAPMVPHASCAMMRPPLPSAPLELDESLDGAMDTESAFYVVRDADSTVMKAVSQKQGTTVTIKGARQMGKSSLLMRGLAGALAANKRVAYLSLQEFDSPSLTNPDLFFQRFCSSLGDQLGLADQVGAYWQKPMGSSQRCGQYMSGHVLRALDVPLVLGLDEVETLFELPFGTDFFGMLRSWHNNRALPTTPVWKKLSIVLVTSTEPFLFIKNLMQSPFNVGQTVELGDFSVTQVSELNQRQGSPLSPRQQEELFALLGGHPYLARKALYLVASGSMRVEELFLQAAEDRGPFGDHLRHLLFRLGSQPQLKAGLREVLQRGVCPNEDVFIRLRSAGLVRQEGAVVLPRCELYRRYFRERLSVS is encoded by the coding sequence ATGGCGCGTGTCTTCATCAGCTACAAGCGTGACGTCAGGCCGGACCAGGACCTCGCCCATGCGCTGGTCAAGGCGCTCAAGGTCTCGCACGAGGTCTTCATCGATACCTCCATGCTGGTAGGGGAGCGGTGGGTGGAGCGCATCGACGCCGAGATTCGTCAGGCGGACTTCTTCATCACGCTCTTGTCTCCCTTCTCCGTCAACAGCGAGATGGCCCGCACGGAGATCGAACTGGCGCACCAGCTCCACGCGCAACGCGGGCACCCCGTCCTGCTCCCCATCCGGGTCGCCTACCACGAGCGGCTCCCTCCGCCCCTGAGCAGCTACCTCAGCCCCATCAACTGGGCGCTCTGGGAGGGACCCGAGGACACGCCTCGGTTGCTCGAGCAGATCGACAAGGCGATGACAGGGGGGACGCTGCCCGGAACGACGTCGAGCGTCTCGGCGCCAGCGCCCATGGTGCCCCATGCCTCCTGCGCCATGATGCGGCCCCCGCTGCCTTCGGCCCCGCTCGAACTCGACGAGTCTCTCGACGGCGCCATGGACACCGAGTCCGCCTTCTACGTCGTGCGAGACGCCGACTCCACGGTGATGAAGGCCGTCTCCCAGAAGCAGGGGACCACGGTGACCATCAAGGGGGCACGGCAGATGGGCAAGAGCTCGCTGCTCATGCGCGGACTCGCGGGGGCGCTCGCCGCGAACAAGCGGGTGGCCTACCTGTCACTCCAGGAGTTCGACTCTCCCTCCCTCACCAACCCCGACCTCTTCTTCCAGCGCTTCTGCAGCTCCCTCGGAGACCAGCTCGGCCTGGCAGACCAGGTGGGCGCCTACTGGCAGAAGCCCATGGGCAGCAGCCAACGCTGCGGGCAATACATGAGCGGTCACGTCCTGCGCGCGCTGGATGTCCCCCTCGTCCTCGGACTCGATGAGGTGGAGACCCTCTTCGAGCTGCCCTTCGGCACGGACTTCTTCGGCATGCTGCGCAGCTGGCACAACAACCGCGCGCTGCCCACCACGCCGGTGTGGAAGAAGCTCAGCATCGTCCTCGTCACCTCCACCGAGCCCTTCCTGTTCATCAAGAACCTGATGCAGTCCCCCTTCAACGTGGGGCAGACGGTGGAGCTGGGCGACTTCTCCGTGACGCAGGTGAGTGAGCTCAATCAGCGACAGGGCTCGCCGCTGAGCCCTCGGCAGCAGGAGGAACTCTTCGCCCTGCTCGGCGGGCACCCCTACCTGGCGCGCAAGGCGCTCTACCTGGTGGCCAGCGGGAGCATGCGGGTGGAGGAGTTGTTCCTCCAGGCGGCGGAGGACCGGGGACCGTTCGGAGACCACTTGCGCCACCTGCTCTTCCGGCTGGGCAGCCAGCCACAGCTCAAGGCGGGGCTGCGCGAGGTGCTCCAGCGCGGCGTCTGTCCGAACGAGGATGTGTTCATCCGACTCCGAAGCGCGGGCCTGGTGCGGCAGGAGGGGGCGGTGGTGTTGCCTCGCTGTGAGCTGTACCGGCGCTACTTTCGCGAACGTCTGTCCGTGAGTTGA
- a CDS encoding sigma 54-interacting transcriptional regulator, with amino-acid sequence MEDSSTLTRQPRDGALGAPGIVPALTLISHPKIQRSGERVLLRELKAGRELALSRTEPGFMRPGSILGLPLADPFLSRKPLRLLPGAQGGVRLVVGASPQVFVDGSPLTGELELTPSALAAGVTLELAERVVLLLHMAEPVDKTEADELGMVGQSAGVRRVRRQVLQVADLDVPVLIRGETGTGKELVAQALHQQGRRRKGPFISVNLGAIPKELAASELFGAEKGAYTGASQSREGFFRAAQGGTLFLDEVAEASSEVQAMLLRVLETGEMFSVGGRVPIKTQVRLVAATDARLEERIQQGSFRAPLLHRLSGYEIRVPPLRERREDLGLLLLHFARQELELLGELWRLEGQEPSSEPWLPTTLASRLVRYPWPGNVRQLRNVTRQLVISSRGLPSLQVDPQLEQELGSLPVEGSAPVVSLKGPTEARRKPAEVSEEEMMVALREHGWDLAAASNQLGITRASLYNLMKKSTKARTAKDLSVEQLRESYLACGGDLEQMSKRLEVSVRALQRRVRELGLESD; translated from the coding sequence GTGGAAGACAGCTCCACGCTCACCAGGCAGCCGCGGGACGGCGCGCTGGGGGCGCCAGGTATCGTCCCTGCCCTGACCCTCATCTCCCACCCGAAGATCCAGCGCAGCGGTGAGCGCGTCCTGCTCCGGGAGCTCAAGGCGGGGCGGGAGCTGGCCCTCTCGCGCACGGAGCCTGGCTTCATGCGTCCGGGCTCCATCCTGGGGCTTCCGCTCGCGGACCCGTTCTTGAGCCGCAAGCCCTTGCGTCTGCTTCCCGGCGCGCAGGGTGGGGTGCGGTTGGTGGTGGGGGCCAGCCCGCAGGTCTTCGTGGATGGCAGCCCATTGACGGGCGAGCTGGAGTTGACGCCCTCGGCGCTGGCGGCGGGCGTCACGCTCGAGCTGGCCGAGCGCGTGGTGTTGTTGCTCCACATGGCGGAGCCTGTCGACAAGACAGAGGCGGATGAGTTGGGCATGGTGGGGCAGAGCGCGGGGGTGCGCCGGGTGCGCCGACAGGTTTTGCAAGTGGCGGACCTGGACGTGCCGGTCCTCATCCGGGGGGAGACCGGCACGGGCAAGGAGCTGGTGGCCCAGGCGCTCCATCAGCAAGGACGGCGCCGCAAGGGCCCCTTCATCAGCGTGAACCTGGGCGCCATCCCCAAGGAGCTGGCGGCCTCGGAGCTGTTCGGCGCGGAGAAGGGCGCCTACACGGGGGCGAGCCAGTCCCGCGAGGGGTTCTTCCGCGCGGCGCAGGGCGGGACGCTGTTCCTCGACGAGGTGGCCGAGGCCTCCTCGGAGGTGCAGGCCATGCTGCTGCGCGTGCTGGAGACGGGCGAGATGTTCTCGGTGGGTGGGCGTGTTCCCATCAAGACGCAGGTTCGGCTGGTGGCGGCCACGGATGCGCGACTGGAGGAGCGCATCCAGCAGGGGAGCTTCCGGGCTCCGCTCCTGCACCGCTTGTCGGGGTATGAAATCCGGGTGCCGCCCTTGAGGGAGCGGCGCGAGGACCTGGGGCTGTTGCTGCTGCACTTCGCTCGACAGGAGTTGGAGCTGCTCGGGGAGCTGTGGCGGCTCGAGGGCCAGGAGCCGTCCTCGGAGCCCTGGTTGCCGACGACGCTGGCGTCTCGGCTGGTGCGCTACCCGTGGCCGGGGAACGTCCGCCAGCTTCGCAACGTGACGCGGCAGTTGGTCATCAGCAGCCGGGGGCTGCCGAGCCTGCAGGTGGACCCGCAACTGGAGCAGGAGCTGGGCTCGCTGCCTGTGGAGGGCTCCGCGCCCGTCGTCTCCCTGAAGGGGCCGACCGAGGCACGGCGCAAGCCGGCGGAGGTGTCGGAGGAGGAGATGATGGTCGCGCTGCGGGAGCACGGGTGGGACCTGGCGGCGGCCTCGAACCAGCTCGGCATCACCCGGGCGTCGCTCTACAACCTGATGAAGAAGAGCACCAAGGCCCGCACGGCGAAGGACTTGAGCGTGGAGCAGCTCCGGGAGAGCTACCTGGCGTGTGGTGGGGACCTGGAGCAGATGTCGAAGCGCCTGGAGGTGTCCGTGCGGGCGCTCCAGCGCAGGGTGCGCGAGCTGGGGTTGGAGAGCGACTGA
- a CDS encoding nSTAND1 domain-containing NTPase yields MSSGSLELTLQLISGERSHDADRFRFQPTDYLRLREDGTSLRAPFPWERALEDLATLGSSRPSPNAAQRLGELLRSFLSTLGWAEDERRLRQALAKGWAVRLCLKLEPAELCVLPWEMLTLEATGQALGDLEGCTLCYERPGSLTRTLRPAPPPAGGRILFAWAGDVPAAAHQRALSEVCASAGYAFDPARDVLPHVSLASLEQALRDSDEPIAALHLLCHGAPSEPGAYGLVLNSSRLEGDSEVVDAASLRAALEPHAERLRMVVLCACRGGDGGLPGHHLGSPARELHRAGLSAVVASRLPFSKQGSVLFTRALYGELLERTTSLEQALAVARKTLRLDGARMDGNSLQLYARTSDGPDLRPFIFQPYGGLRPLELGDRRRFFGREPLLRGLCRRVEAAAAGQLPAFQVMAGVSGSGKSSLLRAGLLPTLAPHRWEVTRVRAGVAGALEAIHGARPSPGKQRLLVVDPLDEAFTLLGADERSALLSALWEASRRGVVVLATLRVDYLGRCAEVRLGEGGPRLDSVLFDGEHLLLVPEMTGDELREAIVLPASQHGVLLEEGLTQRLVQDVERQPGGLPLLAHALERLWRSRDGRWLRHSAYESMGGVGGALAQELDRLYQDLHEDAREQARRLLVELVDVRETVVPFACQRARLERLRPAEEPRRGAFDLALGHLVEGRVLVLSRGEGGDVFIEVAHEALLRYWQPLSDWIRDLESRRRKRHELRAGAKAWRALEKSAPEANHLLRGRFLEEALEFQQAHPGELDESMRQFIEASNAMAESMARESRRHQEQLQDFARLIVADKLRTEDPTASLLVLLEVGAPGQHLAWTQAALEVLQQPLATAVLRGHRGAVRAVTLSADGRWVATASRDGTARLWRSDGTGRPRVLAGHRGEVVAVAFSPDGCRLVTGSADRTARVWPVEGDGAPEVLAGHQGEVGAVAFSPDGRRVVTASRDGSARVWRADGAGLPVVLWGHQQAVLSAAFDATGEQVLTSSRDGTARVWRMEGGAPVVLPHPGDVRAAVFSPDGARVATASVDGAIRIWRAQQPTAPILLRSDSCFVNAVAFSPDGGLLVSAHADGAVRLWRTDGKGGELRLAGHLGEILTVAFSQDGRWVVTASRDGTARVRRTDGEGQPADLLGHTDEVLGASFSLDGERVVTASKDGTARVWRSRARPQVLTLHRRAGAVQALAFSPREDLLATAHADGSARVWKLNGGVDMVVLKGHGAEVRTVAFSPDGARVVTASDDGTARVWRADGEGTPVVLRGHLGRVVAAAFSPEGSRVVTASWDGTARVWRADGGAEPVVLHGHMGFLRTVAFCPEGARVVTASDDGTARVWRVDGQGEPVVLQGHAGRVSVAAFSPEGTRVVTASDDGTARVWRADGQGASVVLGGHEQAVVSAEFSPDGAQVLTASLDRTVRVWAADGHGACVVLRGRTARFHPHGARVVSTLGDGTVRVLSTDGSGESLSLTGNGERVNSVVFSPGGDLVAIASSDGSARVWRLGDAALRERLCQMTSASLDVRQRQRYLGERLEEAREAHAREEQQRGRQALEEP; encoded by the coding sequence ATGTCCTCGGGTTCGCTGGAACTGACACTCCAACTCATTTCTGGCGAGCGCTCGCACGACGCGGACCGCTTCCGCTTCCAGCCCACGGATTACCTCCGCCTCCGGGAGGACGGCACGTCCCTTCGCGCGCCCTTCCCCTGGGAGCGCGCGTTGGAGGACCTGGCCACCCTGGGCTCCAGTCGCCCCAGCCCCAACGCGGCCCAACGGCTGGGAGAGCTGCTTCGCTCCTTCCTGTCGACGTTGGGCTGGGCGGAGGACGAGCGGCGACTGAGGCAGGCCCTCGCGAAGGGGTGGGCCGTCCGGCTCTGTCTGAAGTTGGAGCCGGCGGAGCTCTGCGTGCTCCCTTGGGAGATGCTCACGCTGGAGGCCACGGGACAGGCGCTCGGTGACCTCGAGGGTTGCACGCTCTGTTACGAGCGGCCTGGCTCGCTCACCCGCACCTTGAGGCCCGCGCCGCCTCCCGCGGGCGGACGCATCCTCTTCGCCTGGGCTGGAGATGTCCCGGCCGCGGCGCACCAGCGCGCCCTCTCGGAGGTCTGCGCCAGCGCGGGATATGCCTTCGACCCGGCGCGAGACGTGCTGCCACACGTGAGCCTCGCTTCGCTCGAGCAGGCCCTGCGCGACAGTGACGAGCCCATCGCCGCGCTCCACCTGCTGTGCCATGGCGCTCCCTCGGAGCCAGGGGCCTATGGCCTCGTGTTGAACTCCTCGCGTCTGGAGGGGGACTCGGAGGTGGTGGACGCCGCCTCGCTGCGCGCCGCGCTCGAGCCCCATGCGGAGCGCCTGCGCATGGTGGTGCTGTGTGCGTGTCGGGGCGGCGACGGGGGATTGCCAGGCCATCACCTCGGGAGCCCGGCACGTGAGCTCCACCGCGCGGGCCTGTCCGCCGTGGTGGCCTCGCGCCTGCCGTTCTCCAAGCAGGGCTCCGTCCTCTTCACCCGCGCGCTCTATGGCGAGCTGCTCGAGCGCACCACGTCGCTCGAGCAGGCGCTGGCCGTGGCGCGCAAGACGCTGCGGCTCGACGGCGCGAGGATGGATGGGAATTCACTCCAGCTCTATGCGCGGACGAGCGACGGTCCGGACCTGCGGCCCTTCATCTTCCAGCCCTACGGCGGTCTGCGTCCCCTGGAGCTCGGGGACCGGCGTCGCTTCTTCGGCCGGGAGCCCCTGCTGCGCGGGCTCTGTCGCAGGGTCGAGGCGGCGGCCGCCGGACAGCTCCCCGCGTTCCAGGTGATGGCGGGTGTCTCCGGGAGCGGCAAGTCCTCGCTGCTCAGGGCGGGGCTGCTGCCCACGCTGGCGCCCCATCGCTGGGAGGTGACGCGGGTGCGCGCGGGCGTGGCGGGGGCGCTGGAGGCCATCCATGGGGCTCGGCCCTCTCCCGGCAAGCAGCGGCTCCTGGTGGTGGACCCCTTGGATGAAGCCTTCACCTTGCTGGGCGCCGACGAGCGCTCGGCGCTGTTGAGCGCGCTGTGGGAGGCCTCGCGGCGAGGGGTGGTGGTGCTCGCCACGCTGCGGGTGGACTACCTGGGGCGCTGCGCGGAGGTGCGGTTGGGCGAGGGCGGGCCGCGGTTGGACTCCGTGCTCTTCGATGGCGAGCACCTGCTGCTCGTCCCGGAGATGACGGGTGACGAGCTTCGTGAGGCCATCGTCCTCCCCGCAAGTCAGCACGGCGTCCTGTTGGAGGAGGGCTTGACGCAGAGGCTCGTCCAGGACGTGGAGCGCCAACCCGGAGGGCTCCCGCTCCTGGCGCATGCGCTGGAGCGACTGTGGCGCTCGCGCGACGGACGGTGGCTCAGGCACAGCGCCTATGAGTCCATGGGCGGCGTGGGCGGCGCGCTGGCCCAGGAGCTGGACAGGCTCTACCAGGACCTGCACGAGGACGCGCGGGAGCAGGCGCGGCGGCTGCTGGTGGAGCTGGTGGACGTCCGCGAGACGGTGGTGCCGTTCGCCTGTCAGCGCGCGAGGCTCGAGCGGCTGCGTCCCGCCGAGGAGCCGCGTCGTGGCGCCTTCGACCTCGCGCTCGGGCACCTGGTGGAGGGCCGCGTCCTGGTGCTGAGTCGAGGGGAGGGGGGTGACGTCTTCATCGAGGTCGCGCACGAAGCGCTGCTGCGCTACTGGCAGCCCCTCTCCGATTGGATTCGAGACCTGGAGTCGCGGCGTCGCAAGCGCCACGAGCTTCGCGCGGGCGCGAAGGCCTGGCGCGCGCTCGAGAAGAGTGCTCCCGAGGCGAACCATCTGCTGCGAGGCCGCTTCCTCGAGGAGGCGCTGGAGTTCCAGCAGGCGCACCCCGGGGAGCTGGACGAGTCGATGCGGCAGTTCATCGAGGCGAGCAACGCGATGGCGGAGAGCATGGCGCGCGAGTCCCGCAGGCACCAGGAGCAGCTCCAGGACTTCGCGCGCCTGATTGTCGCGGACAAGCTGCGCACCGAGGACCCCACCGCGTCGCTGCTCGTGCTGCTGGAGGTGGGCGCGCCCGGGCAACACCTGGCCTGGACGCAGGCCGCGCTGGAGGTGCTCCAGCAGCCGCTCGCCACGGCGGTGCTGCGCGGCCATCGCGGGGCGGTGCGCGCGGTGACGCTCAGCGCGGATGGCAGGTGGGTGGCCACCGCGTCGCGCGACGGGACGGCGCGGTTGTGGCGCTCGGACGGCACGGGGCGGCCCAGGGTGCTCGCGGGCCATCGCGGAGAAGTGGTGGCGGTGGCGTTCAGTCCGGATGGGTGCCGGCTCGTCACGGGCTCGGCGGACAGGACCGCGCGGGTGTGGCCCGTGGAGGGGGACGGCGCGCCGGAGGTGCTCGCGGGTCACCAGGGCGAGGTGGGCGCCGTGGCCTTCAGCCCGGATGGACGGCGCGTGGTGACGGCGTCGAGGGATGGCTCGGCCCGGGTGTGGCGCGCGGACGGCGCGGGCCTCCCGGTGGTGCTCTGGGGGCATCAGCAGGCGGTGCTTTCGGCGGCCTTCGATGCCACCGGTGAGCAGGTGCTGACGTCCTCTCGGGACGGCACGGCCCGGGTGTGGCGCATGGAGGGCGGTGCTCCCGTGGTGCTGCCACATCCAGGCGATGTGCGGGCCGCGGTGTTCAGTCCCGATGGCGCGCGCGTCGCGACGGCGTCGGTGGACGGGGCGATACGCATCTGGCGCGCGCAGCAGCCGACGGCGCCCATCCTGCTGCGCAGCGACTCCTGCTTCGTCAACGCGGTGGCCTTCAGCCCGGATGGGGGGCTGCTGGTGAGCGCGCACGCGGATGGTGCCGTGCGCTTGTGGCGCACGGACGGGAAGGGCGGGGAGCTGCGGCTGGCGGGGCACCTGGGGGAAATCCTCACCGTGGCCTTCAGTCAGGATGGACGCTGGGTGGTGACGGCGTCACGGGATGGGACCGCGAGGGTGCGTCGCACGGATGGCGAGGGGCAGCCCGCGGACCTGCTGGGCCACACGGACGAGGTCCTCGGCGCGAGCTTCAGCCTGGACGGTGAGCGGGTGGTGACCGCGTCGAAGGACGGCACCGCGCGGGTGTGGCGCTCGCGTGCGCGTCCGCAGGTGCTCACCCTGCATCGCCGCGCGGGGGCGGTGCAGGCCCTGGCGTTCAGCCCTCGCGAGGACCTGCTGGCCACCGCGCACGCGGATGGCTCGGCGCGGGTGTGGAAGCTCAACGGCGGCGTGGACATGGTCGTGCTCAAGGGCCACGGGGCGGAGGTGCGGACCGTGGCCTTCAGCCCGGACGGCGCGCGGGTGGTGACGGCGTCGGACGACGGGACGGCGCGGGTGTGGCGCGCCGATGGAGAGGGCACGCCGGTGGTGCTCCGCGGGCACCTGGGCCGCGTGGTCGCCGCGGCCTTCAGCCCGGAGGGCTCGCGCGTGGTGACGGCCTCCTGGGACGGGACGGCGCGGGTGTGGCGCGCGGATGGGGGCGCGGAGCCCGTGGTGCTCCATGGACACATGGGGTTCCTGCGGACGGTGGCCTTCTGTCCGGAGGGCGCGCGGGTGGTGACGGCGTCGGATGATGGGACGGCGCGGGTGTGGCGCGTGGATGGGCAGGGCGAGCCCGTGGTGCTCCAGGGGCATGCGGGGCGGGTGTCGGTGGCGGCCTTCAGTCCGGAGGGCACGCGGGTGGTGACGGCGTCGGATGACGGGACGGCGCGGGTGTGGCGCGCGGATGGGCAGGGCGCGTCCGTGGTGCTCGGGGGGCATGAGCAGGCCGTGGTGAGCGCGGAGTTCAGTCCGGACGGCGCGCAGGTGCTGACGGCGTCGCTGGACAGGACGGTGCGGGTGTGGGCGGCGGATGGACACGGCGCGTGCGTCGTGCTCCGGGGGCGCACCGCCCGCTTCCACCCTCATGGCGCGCGGGTGGTGAGCACGCTGGGGGATGGGACGGTGCGGGTGCTGTCCACGGACGGGAGCGGCGAGTCCCTGTCGCTCACCGGCAATGGCGAGCGGGTGAACTCGGTGGTCTTCAGCCCGGGGGGAGACCTGGTGGCCATCGCCTCGAGTGATGGCTCCGCCCGGGTCTGGCGACTGGGGGACGCCGCGCTGCGTGAGCGGTTGTGCCAGATGACCAGCGCGAGCCTGGATGTCCGCCAGCGCCAGCGCTACCTGGGCGAGCGGCTCGAGGAGGCGCGCGAGGCCCATGCTCGCGAGGAGCAGCAGCGCGGACGGCAGGCGCTGGAGGAGCCTTGA